The following proteins are encoded in a genomic region of Plasmodium sp. gorilla clade G2 genome assembly, chromosome: 2:
- a CDS encoding DnaJ protein, putative produces the protein MKYKRNVFFSKSLKFGHISIFIIGIIYGVLNKLFISDVNSCYSFSNSILYERQLSEKDNLLYSAEQNVEPAVMGQFFSLSNEKSFSISDDIYIEEQSIVNFIDNIIEDLEQYKLWNNYMVIPHMKQYPPVFNNEKDIELNNKVDNLEINREDVINESEKLWLEIMKNEKIKFASLKCKLFNQYNKFKNKHNIPKKQYEQVCNQCKKLIEIAEKYLELKLNNIFYEWHNQKVFCIEDFRRKIERSRIAWKALSNKIQYLCNKIIINCLDKNKYMNEMKIMKEWKAKKNAVKIVEEQDNKKKQEENSSMVEGLYSADEKYDALITDDDLIFEMFDENKEDDITEEFVNNELDEDDTIMEESEEEEDEAVSVSVPEVYDDEATPNENVESEERYYLDKEANRLLFKNDIYNVWSSDVSNMYVDTTYYDILNVHPSCGLSEIKSNYYNLALKYNPENNLGNDEALIKFRDINEAYQILSFEQRRMNYNKYGLNATKDMLLIDPSIFYVKMLSIEKFSDYIGTTQIESFLKILSEKNIALHELDQRFEDIMNLMYEKQEVREVKLALYLRNKLQPYIDGDDQWKKHMEEEVKELNKSIFGTFFLKSIGWIYTNLTQCYREKNGHLFGVNVKMASMKFKNRNEKNHLKVSKSMRNLLSIIKDYIPRNENLAGVIKKIEYLNSENDIENNVSNVNEGLTSNDNSSNDENECENENSNGKPKGNKLLNDKEKRNLLYFMIKNMKNIVQGDIELTIRNAAEKVLFDEDVDKETQLKRVEALEILGNIMKTYSNENKNWKKDQEADIENIIEKVINVSKMVNNE, from the exons atgaaatataaaagaaatgtttttttttctaaatctTTAAAATTTGGACACAtttccatatttataattggAATAATATATGGTGTATTAAAT aaattatttataagtgATGTAAATTCCTGTTATTCATTTAGTAatagtatattatatgaaagaCAATTAAGCGAAAAAgacaatttattatattcagcTGAACAAAATGTGGAACCTGCAGTTATGGgacaatttttttcattatcaaaTGAGAAATCATTTTCTATTTcagatgatatatatatagaagaaCAGTCAATTGTGAAttttattgataatataattgaAGATTTAGAACAATATAAGTTATGGAATAATTACATGGTAATTCCGCATATGAAACAGTATCCACCCGTTTTCAATAATGAAAAGGATattgaattaaataataaagttGATAATTTAGAAATAAATAGAGAAGATGTTATAAATGAATCAGAAAAATTGTGGTtagaaataatgaaaaatgaaaaaataaaatttgcTTCATTAAAGTGTAAACTATTTaatcaatataataaatttaaaaataaacataatataccAAAGAAACAGTATGAACAAGTATGTAATCAATGCAAAAAACTTATTGAAATTGCTGAGAAATATCTTGAAttgaaattaaataatatattttatgaatgGCATAATCAGAAGGTTTTCTGTATTGAAGATTTTAGAAGAAAAATTGAGAGATCTCGAATAGCTTGGAAAGCTTTATCTAACAAAATTCAATATTTATgcaataaaattataattaattgtttagataaaaataaatacatgaatgaaatgaaaataatgaaagaatggaaagcaaaaaaaaatgctGTAAAAATTGTAGAAGAGCAAGAcaataaaaagaaacaagAAGAAAATTCTTCTATGGTGGAAGGATTATATTCTGctgatgaaaaatatgatgcGCTTATTACAGATGATGATTTGATATTTGAAATgtttgatgaaaataaagaagacgATATAACAGAAGAGTTTGTAAATAATGAATTAGATGAAGATGATACTATAATGGAAGAAtctgaagaagaagaagatgaagCAGTTTCCGTAAGTGTTCCTGAGGTATATGATGATGAAGCTACACCAAATGAAAATGTAGAATCAGAAGAAAGGTATTATTTGGATAAGGAAGCAAAtagattattatttaaaaatgacATATATAACGTTTGGTCATCTGATGTATCAAATATGTATGTAGATACAACTTACTATGACATATTAAACGTACATCCTTCTTGTGGATTAAGTGAAATTAAGagtaattattataacttagctttaaaatataatccaGAAAACAATTTAGGTAATGATGAAgcattaataaaatttaggGATATAAATGAAGCTTATCAAATATTATCTTTTGAACAAAGAAGgatgaattataataaatatggatTGAATGCTACAAAAGATATGTTATTAATAGATCCATCTATATTTTATGTGAAAATGTTAAGTATAGAAAAGTTTTCTGATTATATTGGAACTACACAGATAGAATCAtttctaaaaatattatctgAAAAGAATATAGCTTTGCATGAATTGGATCAAAGATTTGAAGACATTATGAATTTGATGTATGAGAAACAAGAAGTACGAGAAGTTAAATTAGCCTtatatttaagaaataaattaCAGCCTTATATAGATGGGGATGATCAATGGAAAAAACATATGGAAGAAGAAGtgaaagaattaaataaatcaatatttggtactttttttttaaaatccaTAGGATGGATATATACAAATCTCACTCAATGTTATAGGGAAAAGAATGGACATTTATTTGGCGTAAATGTAAAAATGGCTAGCATGAAATTCAAAAACAGgaatgaaaaaaatcatCTAAAAGTATCAAAATCTATGAGAAATTTGTTGTCTATAATTAAAGACTATATACCTCGTAATGAAAACTTGGCTGGTGTTATTAAAAAGATAGAATATTTGAATAGTGAAAAtgatattgaaaataatgtAAGCAACGTTAATGAAGGGTTGACTAGTAATGATAATTCAagtaatgatgaaaatgaatgtgaaaatgaaaatagtAATGGAAAACCTAAAGGTAATAAGCTACTAAACGATAAGGAAAAGAgaaatcttttatattttatgataaagaatatgaaaaatatagttCAGGGTGATATTGAACTAACGATTAGGAATGCTGCTGAAAAAGTTTTATTTGATGAAGATGTAGACAAGGAAACACAATTAAAAAGAGTTGAGGCTTTGGAAATTTTAggaaatataatgaaaacgTATTCAAacgaaaataaaaattggaAAAAGGATCAGGAAGCtgatattgaaaatattattgaaaaAGTAATTAATGTGTCAAAAATGGTTAATAAtgaatga
- a CDS encoding PHISTb domain-containing RESA-like protein 1 — protein sequence MKTCNRNNYCLSQNILDNKNKINCTNSLTIYSDNKYEENEKRKEISLNISKCRYILLPIVGILYIILLNILTYKGNVSTNIQFKNTFTRNLSMKEPSLKEVRKRYKWKLVNLGHDFRETTKRLLKKKFKTGKGVFNKYSILFTNLLNDDLWDRFAINYYILSGNNEYINDIDFELNKKLVLLNNENNSELRIHTIWNDVMNNEKEKFKSCNMYFNNNYVHLRNHYKTTFNYAKPTCKQCNEFFLIAQKYIENSFNKVFNKWFKNNVYLDSNEFKVIVMACRLLWRKTLAALKEEGFLYLKKPFEALHHERKKIHKRGGYALKFNAEEFYEKNPNLVTYRGSHLFNTLKNINLEEEEEDDDDEAENEKKKQEKNKDNKKEEENTYEDNKDNEDNEDNEDNEDNEDNEDNEDNEDNDDYENYDDYENYDDYENYDYYDEEQYYKNEEILVEGTSEQPSYEYNYYYEEPFTLTPELIGAIERAVERDVEREVERRTEKLIHDEWKKILVKEIRDKPKKKVRFNL from the exons ATGAAGACCTGTAATAGGAATAATTATTGTTTATCTCAAAATATAttggataataaaaataaaataaattgtaCTAATTCATTGACTATTTATTcagataataaatatgaagaaaatgaaaaaagaaaggaaatttctttaaatatatcaaaatgtaGATATATTCTATTGCCTATTGTTgggatattatatataatcctATTG aatatattaacatataaggGAAATGTATCCACGAATATACAATTTAAGAATACATTCACAAGAAATTTAAGTATGAAAGAACCTTCCCTTAAGGAAGTTCGTAAGCGTTATAAATGGAAGTTAGTAAATTTAGGTCATGATTTTAGGGAAACAACAAAACGtttgttaaaaaagaaatttaaaaCTGGAAAAGGTGTATTTAATAAGTATTCAATTTTATTCACGAATTTATTAAACGATGATTTATGGGATCGATTTgcaataaattattatatattatcaggaaataatgaatatataaatgatatagatTTTGAATTAAATAAGAAACTTGTGTTAttgaataatgaaaataacagTGAGCTTAGAATACATACTATTTGGAATGATGTAatgaataatgaaaaagaaaaatttaaatcatgtaatatgtattttaataataattatgttcATTTAAGAAATCATTATAAAACAACTTTTAATTATGCAAAACCAACATGTAAACAATgtaatgaattttttttaatagcgcaaaaatatattgaaaattcatttaataaggtttttaataaatggttcaaaaataatgtatatttagATTCAAACGAATTTAAGGTCATTGTAATGGCCTGTAGGTTGTTATGGAGAAAAACATTGGCAGCATTAAAAGAAGAGGGTTTCCTTTATCTGAAGAAACCGTTTGAAGCTTTGCAtcatgaaagaaaaaaaattcataaaaGGGGTGGATATGCTTTGAAATTTAATGCTGAAGagttttatgaaaaaaatccAAATTTAGTTACTTACAGAGGAAGCCATTTATTTAATACACttaaaaacataaatttagaggaagaagaagaagatgatgatgatgaagcagaaaacgaaaaaaaaaaacaagaaaaaaacaaagacAATAAAAAAGAGGAGGAAAATACATATGAAGACAATAAAGATAATGAAGACAATGAAGATAATGAAGACAATGAAGATAATGAAGACAATGAagataatgaagataatgaagataatgaTGATTATGAAAATTATGATGATTATGAAAACTATGATGATTATGaaaattatgattattatgatgaagaacaatattacaaaaatgaGGAAATTCTTGTTGAAGGAACAAGTGAGCAACCATCgtatgaatataattattattatgaagaaCCATTTACATTAACCCCTGAACTTATTGGAGCAATTGAAAGGGCAGTCGAAAGAGATGTTGAAAGAGAAGTTGAGAGAAGAACTGAGAAATTAATTCATGATGAATGGAAAAAAATACTTGTAAAAGAAATAAGAgataaaccaaaaaaaaaagtaagatttaatttataa
- a CDS encoding erythrocyte membrane protein 3 — MATIKKYHIRGRKNILIFLLKIFFFSPLIWILIYSEYCTVHKNYNKKINAYNICEIRLKRSLAQVLANRRLNSRGVRDPRTKDMLKEKQLRDHKRKEALKQKTIRSEKERNALKEKMLKEQKKKEAQKPNDLAKKESKNTLEEKTLKEKENEEALKKKELEKEKEKEEKNIIKNNNDGALKNKENDKNGKELVPKKLEPVEKELKQMESKEKELIKQHLKDYEERKEKRRKWILSSVRKDKLREIEQLEKLNSQLENAINELKERRAARRPMMVKMQRGMKDEVDEWIKKYDDEHAEKNGTKDEEIKDKGDGYEEIVETKFYGMRENALGELDEYEERYEKKRYYLKENEDGDLKDIEEKLEESGYGFREKFPTTRVLVKRKRNKEHKAKTLVAEEPDNEKKIKLKGSDDKDVVTVNKDQSSFPDKFRAPDKKRTLFYRLSELFPIVPRKDNELVVSGDSMDSNVNRKKFKLTFNPFKRQRDKLKERKMQELRKFKRNYKKYKKLLEREKRENPDGEPLSTPEIHVIRPSDLMDKEENKSAGHPFKYQPTKGLKEYEKSHVSKDYQLEHEPPTKLPEYEKGHVSREYQLDHEPPTKLPEYEKAHVSREYQLDNEARTELPEYEKAHVSREYQLDNEGPTTLKEYDQTELAKGKDITNKPHENLEEYNETELAKGKDITNKPHENLEEYNETELAKGKDITNKPHENLEEYNETELAKGKDITNKPHENLEEYDQTELAKGKDITNKPHENLEEYNETELSKGKNITNKPHENLEEYDQTELSKGKDITNKPHENLEEYEEKDYMKNKELQNKGSDGLKENTELKNKELHNKGSDGLKENTELKNKELHNKGSDGLKENTELKNKELHNKGSDGLKENTELKNKELHNKGSDGLKENTEIKNKELHNKGSDGLKENTELKNKELHNKGSDGLKENTELKNKELYNKGSDGLKENTELKNKELHNKGSDGLKENTELKNKELHNKGSEGLKENTEIKNKELHNKGSDGLKENTEIKNKELHNKGSEGLKENTEIKNKELHNKGSDGLKENVHKNNDLKNNRMQNKDLSNKDIKNKELLNKDVSNKDIKNKELLNKDISNKDMKNKDVLNKDLSNKDMKNKDVLNKDLSNKDMKNKDVLNKDLSHKDMKNKDVLNKDLSNKDMKNKDVLNKDISNKEMKNKDVLNKDLSNKDMKNKDVLNKDLSNEGMKNKELLNKNLSNKEMKNKDLSNEGMKNKDVLNKDVSNKEMKNNELSNKDLSNKEMKNNELSNKDLSNKYMKNNELSNKDLSNKEMKNKFSSALKNNYTSRNNDLNNSPNHEHQNKDLKNKELLNKDLSNKGMKNKELLNKDMKNKDVLNKDVSNKEMKNKDVLNKDVSNKEMKNKDVLNKDVSNKEMKNKDVLNKDVSNKEMKNKDVLNKDVSNKEMKNKDVLNKDVSNKEMKNNELSNKDLSNKEMKNNELSNKDLSNKEMKNNELSNKDLSNKEMKNNELSNKDLSNKEMKNNELSNKDLSNKEMKNTFSSGLKNSYTSRNNDLNNSPNHEHQNKDLKNKELLNKDLSNKGMVNKELSNKNMSNKEMKNELSSGSINKYTSRNNGLSNTPNHEQQNKEIKNKELKNIGNNEQQNNDLKNKPSKGQQNNDLTNTPSKGQQHNDVGNNSLKNMPHKRQQNNDVGNNSLKNMPHKRQQNNDVGNNSLKNMPNKGQQNNDLKNKPSKEQENNDLENDGLKHKPYQGQKHTELNNKNFKNKPTDGLKNIKEDELSDNESSDDEKSKRNLRGKKN; from the exons ATGGCAACAATCAAAAAATACCATATAAGAGgaaggaaaaatattttaatttttttacttaaaatatttttcttttctcctTTAATATGGATACTAATTTATTCTGAATat tgTACGGTTCataagaattataataaaaagatcaatgcttataatatatgtgaaatAAGACTTAAAAGATCATTAGCCCAGGTTTTGGCGAATAGAAGGTTAAACAGTCGTGGAGTAAGGGATCCTAGAACTAAGGACATGTTAAAAGAAAAGCAATTAAGGGATCATAAAAGAAAAGAGGCTTTAAAACAGAAGACTATAAGAAGTgagaaagaaagaaatgCTTTAAAGGAAAAGATgttaaaagaacaaaaaaagaaagaggCACAGAAACCAAATGATTTAGCAAAAAAGGAAAGCAAAAACACTTTAGAAGAAAAAACAttaaaggaaaaagaaaatgaagaagctttgaaaaaaaaagaattagaaaaagaaaaggaaaaagaagaaaagaatataataaaaaataataatgatggagcattaaagaataaagaaaatgataaaaatggaaaagaATTAGTtccaaaaaaattagaaCCCGTAGAAAAGGAATTGAAACAAATGGAATCTAAAGAgaaagaattaataaaacaaCATTTAAAGGATTATGAGGAGAGAAaggaaaaaagaagaaaatggaTACTAAGTAGTGTGAGAAAAGATAAATTAAGAGAAATTGAACAATTAGAAAAGTTAAATTCTCAATTAGAAAATGCTATAAATGAGCTGAAAGAAAGAAGAGCTGCAAGAAGACCTATGATGGTAAAAATGCAGCGTGGAATGAAAGATGAAGTTGATGAAtggattaaaaaatatgatgatgaaCATGCAGAAAAGAATGGTACGAAAGATGAAGAAATTAAAGATAAAGGTGATGGTTATGAAGAAATTGTTGAAACGAAATTTTATGGTATGAGGGAAAATGCACTTGGGGAATTAGATGAATATGAAGAaagatatgaaaaaaaacgttattatttaaaagaaaatgaagacgGTGATTTAAAAGATATTGAAGAAAAATTAGAAGAATCTGGTTATGGTTTTAGGGAAAAATTTCCGACAACGAGGGTATTggttaaaagaaaaagaaataaagaaCACAAAGCAAAAACTTTAGTTGCTGAAGAACCAGacaatgagaaaaaaattaaattgaAGGGTTCTGATGATAAAGATGTGGTTACCGTAAATAAAGATCAATCATCTTTTCCTGATAAATTTAGAGCTCCAGATAAAAAGAGAACATTGTTTTATAGACTAAGTGAATTGTTTCCTATTGTACCAAGAAAAGATAATGAGCTTGTTGTTTCTGGAGATAGTATGGATTCAAAtgtaaatagaaaaaaattcaaattaACTTTCAATCCATTTAAAAGACAACGTGATAAACTAAAGGAGAGGAAAATGCAAGAATTACGCAAgtttaaaagaaattataaaaaatataaaaaattattagaaaGAGAAAAGAGAGAAAATCCGGATGGTGAACCTTTGAGTACACCAGAAATACATGTTATAAGACCTTCAGATTTAATggataaagaagaaaataaatcagCAGGTCATCCATTTAAATATCAACCAACAAAAGGATTAAAGGAATACGAAAAGAGTCATGTCTCAAAAGATTATCAATTAGAACATGAACCACCAACCAAATTACCTGAATACGAAAAAGGTCATGTATCTAGGGAATATCAACTTGATCATGAACCACCAACCAAATTACCTGAATACGAAAAAGCTCATGTATCTAGAGAATATCAACTTGATAATGAAGCACGAACTGAATTACCTGAATACGAAAAGGCTCATGTATCTAGAGAATATCAACTTGATAATGAAGGTCCAACTACATTAAAGGAATATGATCAAACGGAATTAGCAAAAGGTAAAGATATAACTAATAAGCCACACGAGAATCTAGAAGAATATAATGAAACGGAATTAGCAAAAGGTAAAGATATAACTAATAAGCCACACGAGAATCTAGAAGAATATAATGAAACGGAATTAGCAAAAGGTAAAGATATAACTAATAAGCCACACGAGAATCTAGAAGAATATAATGAAACAGAATTAGCAAAAGGTAAAGATATAACTAATAAACCACACGAGAATCTAGAAGAATATGATCAAACAGAATTAGCAAAAGGTAAAGATATAACTAATAAACCACACGAAAATCTAGAAGAATATAATGAAACGGAATTATCAAAAGGTAAAAATATAACCAATAAACCACACGAGAATCTAGAAGAATATGATCAAACGGAATTATCAAAAGGTAAAGATATAACTAATAAACCACACGAAAATCTAGaagaatatgaagaaaaagattatatgaaaaataaagaattacaGAATAAAGGTTCTGATggattaaaagaaaatacagaactaaaaaataaagaattacaCAACAAAGGGTCTGATggattaaaagaaaatacagaactaaaaaataaagaattacaCAACAAAGGGTCTGATggattaaaagaaaatacagaactaaaaaataaagagttACACAACAAAGGGTCTGACggattaaaagaaaataccgaactaaaaaataaagaattacaCAACAAAGGTTCTGACggattaaaagaaaatacagaaataaaaaataaagaattacaCAACAAAGGGTCTGATggattaaaagaaaatacagaactaaaaaataaagaattacaCAACAAAGGGTCTGATggattaaaagaaaatacagaactaaaaaataaagaattatacAATAAAGGATCTGATggattaaaagaaaatacagaactaaaaaataaagaattacaCAACAAAGGGTCTGATGgcttaaaagaaaatacagAACTAAAAAATAAGGAATTACACAACAAAGGTTCTGAAggattaaaagaaaatactgaaataaaaaataaagaattacaCAACAAAGGGTCTGATggattaaaagaaaatactgaaataaaaaataaagaattacaCAACAAAGGTTCAGAAggattaaaagaaaatactgaaataaaaaataaagaattacaCAACAAAGGTTCTGATGGcttaaaagaaaatgtacataaaaataatgatttgAAGAATAACCGAATGCAAAATAAAGATTTATCAAATAaagacataaaaaataaagaactaTTAAACAAAGATGTATCCAATAaagacataaaaaataaagaactaTTAAACAAAGACATATCCAATAAAGACATGAAAAATAAAGACGTTTTAAATAAAGACTTGTCCAATAAAGACATGAAAAATAAAGACGTTTTAAATAAAGACTTGTCCAATAAAGACATGAAAAATAAAGACGTTTTAAATAAAGACTTGTCCCATAAAGACATGAAAAATAAAGACGTTTTAAATAAAGACTTGTCCAATAAAGACATGAAAAATAAAGACGTTTTAAATAAAGACATTTCTaataaagaaatgaaaaataaagacGTTTTAAATAAAGACTTGTCCAATAAAGACATGAAAAATAAAGACGTTTTAAATAAAGACTTGTCCAATGAAGGcatgaaaaataaagaacTATTGAATAAAAACTTGTCTaataaagaaatgaaaaataaagacTTGTCCAATGAAGGCATGAAAAATAAAGACGTTTTAAACAAAGATGTATCCaataaagaaatgaaaaataatgaacTTTCAAATAAAGATTTGTCCaataaagaaatgaaaaataatgaacTTTCAAATAAAGATTTGtccaataaatatatgaaaaataatgaacTTTCAAATAAAGATTTGTCCAATAAAGAAATGAAGAACAAATTTTCTAGTGCtttgaaaaataattatacctCTCGAAATAACGATTTAAATAATAGCCCTAATCATGAACACCAAAATAAAgacttaaaaaataaagaactaTTAAACAAAGACTTGTCCAATAAAGGTATGAAGAATAAAGAACTATTGAATAAAGACATGAAAAATAAAGACGTTTTAAACAAAGACGTGTCCaataaagaaatgaaaaataaagacGTTTTAAACAAAGACGTGTCCAATAaggaaatgaaaaataaagatgtTTTAAACAAAGACGTGTCCAATAaggaaatgaaaaataaagacGTTTTAAACAAAGATGTGTCCaataaagaaatgaaaaataaagacGTTTTAAACAAAGACGTGTCCaataaagaaatgaaaaataaagatgtTTTAAACAAAGACGTGTCCAATAaggaaatgaaaaataatgaacTTTCAAATAAAGATTTGTCCaataaagaaatgaaaaataatgaacTTTCAAATAAAGATTTGTCCaataaagaaatgaaaaataatgaacTTTCAAATAAAGATTTGTCCaataaagaaatgaaaaataatgaacTTTCAAATAAAGATTTGTCCaataaagaaatgaaaaataatgaacTTTCAAATAAAGATTTGTCCAATAAAGAAATGAAGAACACATTTTCGAGTGGTTTGAAAAATAGTTATACCTCTAGAAATAACGATTTAAATAATAGCCCTAATCATGAACACCAAAATAAAgacttaaaaaataaagaactaTTAAACAAAGACTTGTCGAACAAAGGCATGgtaaataaagaattatcaaataaaaacatgtccaataaagaaatgaaaaatgaattatCCAGTGGTtcgataaataaatatacatctCGAAATAATGGTTTAAGTAACACTCCTAATCATGAACAACAAAATAAAGAGATAAAGAATAAAGAATTGAAAAATATTGGAAATAACGAAcaacaaaataatgatttaaAGAATAAACCTAGTAAAGGAcaacaaaataatgatttaaCGAATACACCTAGTAAAGGACAACAACATAATGATGTAGGTAATAATAGCTTAAAAAATATGCCTCACAAGAGAcaacaaaataatgatgtAGGTAATAATAGCTTAAAAAATATGCCTCACAAAAGAcaacaaaataatgatgtAGGTAATAATAGCTTAAAAAATATGCCTAACAAAGGAcaacaaaataatgatttaaAGAATAAGCCTAGTAAAGAacaagaaaataatgatttaGAGAATGATGGCTTAAAACACAAACCATACCAGGGACAAAAACATACCGaattgaataataaaaattttaaaaacaaGCCTACTGAtggattaaaaaatattaaagaagaCGAATTATCAGATAATGAATCGTCTGATGATGAAAAATCCAAAAGAAATTTAAGaggaaaaaagaattaa
- a CDS encoding stevor PIR protein, putative yields the protein MISFNFKLFIFSIVLGALTLFYNVRNKKNDCHGLYTNIKYKNIVLVQTNLRSLAELSHELTTNDEHENNELGEYSNTNERKYKKEKYPNDDAKKKQKIPPITNKKFPGTPNLMKYKKETYDNTQGGNSNISPSRLGYLGMQRKLYNDFNGKQELYFRKLSDKSNN from the exons atgatatcttttaattttaaattatttatattttcaatcgTATTAGGAGCATTAACCTTATTTTATAATGtgagaaataaaaaa AATGACTGTCATggattatatacaaatataaaatataaaaatatcgtTTTAGTGCAAACAAATCTTAGGTCCTTAGCAGAATTATCACATGAACTTACAACAAATGATGaacatgaaaataatgaattagGCGAATATTCAAATACGaatgaaagaaaatataagaaagaaaaatatcCAAACGATGacgcaaaaaaaaaacaaaaaataccACCAATAACAAATAAGAAATTTCCTGGAACACCAAatttaatgaaatataaaaaagaaacatatgATAACACACAAGGAGGAAATTCAAACATATCTCCTAGTCGCCTTGGATATTTAGGAATGCAAAGAAAGCTTTATAATGATTTTAATGGAAAAcaagaattatattttcgAAAACTTTCAGATAAatcaaataattaa
- a CDS encoding knob associated heat shock protein 40 — MAIFKKYRFRENKINFLFFIKIFLFSLFIWELCCFNKEKFEDNILRSCYNKNNTSENIFRLVIKRNLAQSQRNFKSKNGKASTKKSEDYYSILGVSRDCTNEELKKAYKRLAMKWHPDKHLNEASKKEADHMFKSISEAYEVLSNEEKREIYDIYGEEGLDKYCFNNEHSKGFKSSDAHDVFSKFFKTETKFYSNSPTANGNVHFGGSIFGGSSPFSGMNPRNGSGYTTSKSFSSLDKVEEYFVPLYVTLEELYNGCKKKLKVTRKRCQGVTTYDDEFLVTVDIKNGWYDGTTITYKGEGDQTSPMSNPGDLVFTLKTVDHDRFVRSYNDLIYTCPITLEQALTGHKFTIQTLDDRDIDIQVDEIVTPLTTKIITNEGMPYMDNPQMKGNLIVEFDIIFPNDLNDEQKSLIKKALGQNDF; from the exons atggcaatttttaaaaaatatcgtttccgagaaaataaaataaattttttattttttattaaaatatttttattttctcttttCATATGGGAATTATGTTGTTTTAATAAG gAAAAGTTCGAAGATAATATTCTGAGGAGTTGTTATAATAAGAACAATACTtcagaaaatatttttcgtTTAGTAATTAAGAGAAATCTAGCGCAATCTCAAAGAAATTTCAAATCAAAAAATGGAAAGGCATCTACTAAGAAATCTGAA GATTATTATTCCATATTAGGTGTTAGTAGAGATTGTACGAATGAGGAATTAAAGAAGGCATATAAAAGATTAGCTATGAAGTGGCATCCTGATAAACACTTAAATGAAGCATCAAAAAAAGAAGCAGATCATATGTTTAAAAGTATATCTGAAGCTTACGAAGTTTTATCAAATGAAGAAAAGAgagaaatatatgatatatatggtGAAGAAGGATTAGATAAATATTGTTTTAATAATGAACATTCAAAAGGTTTTAAAAGCTCTGATGCACATGATGTTTTtagtaaattttttaaaaccgAAACAAAATTTTATTCTAATTCACCAACAGCAAATGGAAATGTACACTTTGGAGGTTCAATATTTGGAGGATCTTCTCCATTTAGTGGTATGAACCCAAGAAATGGTTCAGGATATACTACTTCAAAAA GTTTTAGTAGCTTAGACAAAGTAGAAGAATATTTTGTACCACTTTACGTAACGCtagaagaattatataatggatgtaagaagaaattaaaagTGACAAGAAAAAGATGTCAAGGAGTAACAACATATGATGATGAGTTTTTAGTAACtgttgatataaaaaatggatGGTATGATGGTACAACAATTACGTATAAAGGAGAAGGTGACCAGACAAGTCCTATGTCAAATCCAGGAGATTTAGTTTTTACGTTAAAAACGGTAGATCATGATCGTTTTGTAAGGAGTTATaatgatttaatatatacatgtccTATAACTTTAGAACAAGCTCTAACAGGTCATAAATTTACAATTCAAACCTTAGATGATAGAGATATTGATATTCAAGTAGATGAAATTGTTACACCTCTTACTACAAAAATTATAACTAATGAAGGAATGCCATATATGGATAATCCCCAAATGAAAGGAAATTTGATTGTTGAatttgatataatatttccaAACGATTTAAATGATGAACAGAAAAgtcttataaaaaaagcaCTAGGACAAAatgatttttaa